One Paenibacillus crassostreae DNA segment encodes these proteins:
- the flgM gene encoding flagellar biosynthesis anti-sigma factor FlgM, giving the protein MKINETGRVGAINSYQRNIEAGRQNEDKKSRRKDEVTISAEAMEMLQATERSSNSERAGQIQDLKQQVTSGTYQVDSSKLAEKLLPYFKQNSEN; this is encoded by the coding sequence ATGAAAATTAACGAGACCGGACGAGTGGGAGCCATAAATTCTTATCAGCGCAATATAGAAGCAGGTAGACAGAATGAAGATAAGAAGAGCCGTCGTAAAGATGAAGTAACCATCTCAGCCGAAGCGATGGAAATGCTGCAGGCTACAGAACGTAGTTCGAATTCAGAACGTGCTGGACAAATACAGGATTTGAAGCAACAAGTGACATCGGGTACGTACCAAGTAGATAGCAGCAAGCTTGCTGAGAAGTTACTGCCGTATTTCAAACAAAATTCCGAGAATTAG
- a CDS encoding flagellar protein FlgN gives MAIERIINVLKELDLEHQKLIESGEHKKKAIIANEIDRIISLVNQESKIVKQIEVLEEERSTSINLFLKEKGIKSNLKLNLKELSRLVFEPEDKSRLHKVHLHLNETLNKLKELNDINQQLIQQAISYIDFSIETLKVYPEQEAFYQHPSDKNHGLSSPGVFDSRA, from the coding sequence ATGGCAATAGAACGAATCATTAATGTGTTGAAGGAATTAGATCTCGAGCATCAAAAGTTGATCGAAAGCGGAGAACACAAGAAAAAGGCTATTATTGCTAATGAGATCGATCGCATCATCTCTTTAGTTAACCAGGAATCTAAGATCGTCAAGCAGATAGAGGTTCTTGAGGAAGAACGTTCAACTTCGATAAATCTCTTTTTAAAAGAGAAGGGGATTAAATCAAATTTGAAACTGAATTTAAAAGAACTTTCTAGGCTTGTATTTGAACCAGAAGATAAAAGCCGACTTCATAAGGTTCACTTGCACTTGAACGAGACTTTAAATAAATTAAAAGAACTTAATGATATCAATCAACAACTAATTCAGCAGGCCATATCTTATATAGATTTTTCAATAGAGACATTAAAAGTCTATCCAGAACAAGAAGCATTCTATCAGCATCCGTCTGACAAAAATCATGGATTAAGCAGTCCTGGCGTTTTTGATTCGCGTGCATAA
- the flgK gene encoding flagellar hook-associated protein FlgK, whose amino-acid sequence MTSTFHSIETSKRSLFTQTAALSTTGHNIANANTAGYSRQVVKMTESIPMAPFAFLRSTAPGQLGTGSEFVSIERVRVSFLDDQFRNESSSQGAWDVKFSTLEKLEATLNEPSDSGLAKVINNFWDAWSDFSQDPQDITNRKIVKETTLALTDALNQMSTQMSELTTDLTSNLALQTSSINSLLSQVGGLNANIAKIEGLGDNANDLRDQRDYAIDQLSKLANVQVTPLENGYQVTLAGQVVVTGDTVTEITPETLQAGYAGGTLTSGETYGTIYSRDVYVADYQNQLNQLVNSLANGDVEITIPAGSIVPEGTILNGITYSNANNNRKVASDLTVTVQGINGLHKLGYTLAGDSPVAGGDFFVSKDGSALTAGNVTLSQLIQDDPNNIASSIRTDGTGTDEKVVAGNNSLALLMSGLKNGKFDFGTAFSKPATIDDYFTSIVGQIGVESKEVGRQVQNAQLLTDQVDASRQSISGVSLDEEMSNMIKFQHAYSAASRFMTTMDELLNKLINSTGVVGR is encoded by the coding sequence ATGACATCAACTTTTCATTCAATTGAAACTTCAAAGCGGAGCTTGTTCACCCAAACGGCAGCCTTGAGCACAACAGGCCATAATATAGCAAACGCTAATACAGCAGGGTACTCTCGTCAAGTCGTAAAAATGACGGAATCCATACCTATGGCGCCTTTTGCCTTTTTGCGATCGACAGCTCCGGGTCAATTGGGAACAGGATCTGAGTTCGTATCCATCGAGCGTGTACGTGTATCGTTCTTAGATGATCAATTTCGCAACGAAAGTTCGTCACAGGGGGCATGGGACGTTAAGTTTTCTACATTGGAGAAATTAGAAGCAACACTTAACGAGCCTTCAGATAGTGGTTTAGCTAAGGTTATCAATAATTTCTGGGATGCTTGGTCTGACTTCAGTCAAGACCCACAGGATATCACCAATCGTAAGATTGTAAAGGAAACAACATTGGCCCTTACAGATGCACTTAATCAGATGAGTACTCAGATGAGTGAATTAACGACTGACTTGACGAGTAATTTAGCATTGCAGACTTCAAGTATTAATTCACTGTTAAGTCAAGTGGGTGGCTTGAATGCTAATATTGCGAAAATCGAGGGTCTAGGAGACAATGCTAACGATCTTCGAGATCAACGTGATTATGCTATTGATCAATTATCTAAGCTAGCCAATGTTCAAGTGACACCGTTAGAGAATGGCTACCAAGTCACACTAGCAGGACAAGTTGTAGTTACTGGAGATACGGTAACGGAGATAACACCGGAAACCCTACAAGCGGGTTATGCGGGAGGCACGTTAACGAGTGGAGAGACTTATGGAACGATATACTCCAGAGATGTATACGTAGCGGATTATCAGAATCAGTTGAATCAATTAGTTAATTCATTAGCTAATGGGGATGTTGAGATTACAATTCCAGCGGGATCTATTGTACCCGAAGGGACTATATTAAATGGAATCACTTATAGTAATGCGAACAACAATAGAAAAGTTGCTAGTGACCTAACAGTTACGGTACAAGGTATTAATGGATTGCATAAGCTCGGCTATACTTTGGCAGGAGATTCGCCAGTAGCAGGTGGGGATTTTTTTGTTTCGAAAGATGGTTCAGCTCTTACAGCGGGTAATGTTACATTAAGCCAGCTTATACAGGACGATCCTAACAATATCGCTTCATCTATTCGTACAGATGGTACAGGCACAGATGAAAAGGTCGTTGCCGGTAATAATTCCTTGGCTCTTCTGATGTCGGGACTAAAGAATGGTAAATTTGATTTCGGAACGGCATTCTCCAAACCAGCTACGATTGATGATTACTTTACTTCCATCGTTGGACAGATTGGGGTCGAAAGTAAAGAAGTGGGAAGACAAGTGCAGAATGCTCAATTACTTACAGATCAAGTAGATGCAAGTCGTCAATCTATTAGCGGTGTATCTTTAGATGAGGAAATGAGTAATATGATTAAATTTCAACATGCTTATAGTGCAGCTTCGAGATTCATGACGACTATGGATGAGTTGTTAAATAAATTGATTAATAGTACCGGAGTTGTGGGTCGGTAA
- the flgL gene encoding flagellar hook-associated protein FlgL, which translates to MSIRVTSGMMNSQLLNNLNRNNYNMSKLQEQASTGRKINNPSDDPVGVTYALRYRSDLASNEQYQTSVDSAIGWLDTTDTIMSQAGDVMKRVKELTVQGASGTVPQSGLDAINQEIKELKGYLVDIGNTQIRGKYIFNGQKYDQAPYQLSDTVTSYDKINADTAAVEYSIGDGVNFRMNTSGSDFFGTSEDTDNVFKVLDDLSAALASGDTASVSAQLTNIESRTTKMLSSQTEVGARTNRAELVQSRLTDNNLNLTTLQSKVEDADIASVLIQATSAQTIYEAALKSSASMMSTSLMDYMR; encoded by the coding sequence ATGTCTATACGTGTTACTTCTGGCATGATGAATTCACAGTTGTTGAATAATCTAAATCGCAACAATTATAATATGAGTAAGTTACAGGAACAAGCATCTACGGGTCGTAAAATAAATAACCCTTCAGATGATCCAGTGGGTGTAACGTACGCACTGCGGTATAGATCTGATCTAGCATCCAATGAACAGTATCAGACGAGTGTCGATTCTGCAATTGGTTGGTTGGATACAACGGATACGATTATGTCACAAGCTGGTGATGTTATGAAACGTGTCAAGGAACTGACTGTCCAAGGTGCGTCAGGTACAGTTCCGCAATCTGGATTAGATGCTATTAATCAAGAAATTAAAGAATTGAAAGGGTACCTAGTTGATATCGGTAATACACAAATAAGGGGGAAATACATATTTAATGGTCAGAAATATGACCAAGCTCCTTATCAGCTTTCCGATACAGTAACTAGTTATGATAAAATTAATGCAGATACAGCTGCTGTTGAATACTCAATTGGTGACGGAGTTAATTTCCGTATGAACACCTCTGGAAGTGACTTTTTTGGAACAAGTGAAGATACGGATAACGTCTTTAAGGTGCTAGATGACCTCTCAGCAGCGTTAGCTAGCGGCGATACTGCTAGTGTTAGTGCTCAGTTGACGAATATTGAATCTAGAACAACGAAAATGCTTTCTTCTCAGACAGAAGTTGGAGCGCGGACGAATAGAGCAGAATTAGTACAGAGTCGGTTAACAGATAATAATTTGAACTTAACGACGTTACAATCAAAAGTTGAAGATGCTGACATTGCAAGTGTGCTGATTCAAGCTACATCGGCCCAGACTATATATGAAGCGGCGCTGAAATCATCGGCATCGATGATGTCCACAAGTCTAATGGATTACATGAGGTAA
- the fliW gene encoding flagellar assembly protein FliW yields the protein MEKYINVDKHHMQQDLKIVTFPKGLPGFELLKEFTVQQYDELFSVLISVDNPSVAFIVVNPFDFYPNYEFDVSDDLLEEIEITSREQVNIRCIVTWHSNRNKVTLNLLAPIIINSEKHSGKQVVLQNVSYTTRQLLWSNGIEDSEGGED from the coding sequence ATGGAGAAATATATAAATGTAGATAAGCATCATATGCAACAAGATTTAAAGATAGTTACTTTTCCTAAAGGCCTGCCTGGATTTGAATTATTGAAGGAGTTTACAGTTCAACAATATGATGAACTATTTAGTGTCTTAATTTCTGTTGACAATCCATCGGTTGCATTTATCGTTGTAAATCCGTTTGATTTCTACCCCAATTATGAATTTGACGTGTCAGATGATCTTCTTGAAGAGATTGAGATTACAAGCCGCGAACAAGTGAATATCAGATGTATTGTGACATGGCATAGTAACCGCAATAAAGTGACATTGAATTTACTAGCACCGATTATTATTAATTCCGAGAAACATAGCGGTAAACAAGTTGTGTTACAGAATGTGTCGTACACTACAAGACAATTATTATGGTCTAATGGCATAGAAGATTCTGAAGGCGGTGAGGATTAA
- the csrA gene encoding carbon storage regulator CsrA yields the protein MLVLSRKKGESIVIQNDIEITVLSVEADTVKLGISAPKTIDIYRKEIFEAIQQNNLGAAIDVNQLQKLMDNLSD from the coding sequence ATGCTGGTTCTATCACGAAAAAAAGGAGAAAGTATCGTTATTCAGAATGATATTGAAATTACCGTTCTTTCTGTTGAAGCGGATACTGTAAAATTAGGGATTTCGGCACCTAAAACAATCGATATTTATCGTAAGGAAATCTTTGAAGCGATCCAGCAAAATAATCTAGGGGCTGCAATAGATGTGAATCAACTCCAGAAGCTCATGGATAATTTATCTGATTAA
- a CDS encoding flagellin → MIINHNVPALNTHRNMGLNTSATSKNMEKLSSGLRINRAADDAAGLSISESMRGQIRGLEQAQRNTQDGISFVQTAEGSMNEVSSMLTRMKELNVQKTSGTYSSNDKTNINAELSELGAQIDNIMTQTTFNGISITKGATITVNDKATGSISIGSISTTNFSTLGSSSSLSKIETAINSVSTERAKLGAVQNRLEYTSNNLGTVVENLTAAESRIRDTDMAKEMVALSKNNILLQASQSMLAQANSAPQGILSVLR, encoded by the coding sequence ATGATTATTAATCACAACGTACCAGCTTTGAACACACACCGTAACATGGGTCTTAACACTTCTGCAACAAGCAAGAACATGGAGAAATTGTCTTCCGGTCTACGTATTAACCGTGCAGCTGACGATGCTGCTGGTCTATCGATCTCCGAATCCATGCGCGGTCAAATCCGTGGTCTTGAGCAAGCTCAACGTAATACTCAAGATGGTATCTCATTCGTACAAACAGCTGAAGGTTCAATGAACGAAGTATCTTCTATGTTGACTCGTATGAAAGAATTGAATGTACAGAAGACAAGTGGAACTTATAGCTCCAATGACAAGACTAACATCAATGCAGAGCTTTCTGAGCTAGGTGCTCAAATTGATAATATCATGACTCAAACTACATTCAATGGTATCAGTATTACTAAAGGTGCTACGATCACAGTTAATGATAAAGCTACTGGATCTATTTCAATCGGTAGTATTTCGACTACTAATTTTAGTACATTGGGATCATCAAGTTCATTGAGTAAAATTGAAACGGCAATCAATAGCGTATCGACAGAACGCGCTAAACTTGGTGCTGTACAAAACCGTTTGGAATACACTTCAAACAACTTAGGTACAGTAGTAGAGAACTTAACAGCTGCTGAATCACGTATTCGTGATACTGATATGGCTAAGGAAATGGTTGCTCTTTCTAAGAACAACATCTTGTTGCAAGCATCTCAATCGATGTTGGCACAAGCAAATTCAGCTCCACAAGGTATTCTATCTGTACTTCGTTAA
- a CDS encoding flagellar protein FlaG, with protein MDNRIMSGNPIVMGNRNVSSTKSSNEDVVVSPVASSSEPAKVSVSLSGENEKQIVQQLEKVIEAVQGPEKSFEISVHKDTNAIMVKVFNKQTGDLIREIPSEKILDVAANMMKLNGLIVDDKV; from the coding sequence ATGGATAATAGAATAATGTCAGGGAATCCCATTGTGATGGGAAATAGAAATGTCTCATCAACTAAGAGTAGTAATGAAGATGTCGTAGTTTCTCCAGTAGCAAGTAGTAGTGAGCCAGCAAAGGTAAGTGTCAGCCTATCAGGTGAAAATGAAAAGCAGATCGTTCAGCAATTAGAGAAGGTTATAGAGGCTGTACAGGGCCCAGAGAAATCATTTGAGATCTCCGTTCACAAGGATACAAATGCAATTATGGTTAAAGTATTCAATAAGCAAACGGGTGATCTAATTCGTGAGATCCCATCGGAGAAGATTCTAGATGTTGCAGCAAACATGATGAAATTAAACGGGCTTATTGTTGATGATAAAGTATAA